The genomic interval GGGGACGCACGGTGATCGACGTCAACGCCTAAAGCCGGGCGCTTTTCGGATGAAGTCATTGATATATTAATAATATCAATGGACTAGATGATCCGCGGAAAGGCTATTATATTTAGAAAGACAGGGAAGTTGAGCGATAAAGGCGAAGAAATAGGAAGCGATTCAGCGGCGTAACCGTTTGCCGGTCAGCAGCATCAAAAAAAGCGTGGGGCGCACGCCGCGCTGCACTAGGAACATGGAGAGATCAATGCGGAAGCTTGTTACGCTCGCGGCCACGTTGGCCGTCCTGGTTGCCCTTCTCGGAACGGTGTGGGTGGTCCGTGAGCTCGGTAAAAAGGAAGCGGAGGAAGCCGTCCTCGCCAACCGTGTCGCAACCGATTCGGAAGCCGCGGTAACGGCCGACGGCAAGGTGGATCACCTGAAGGCCGGCTATGCCGCCTATCACAGCGGCCGGCTCGTCGAAGCGGCGGCGGAATACCAGATCGCCGCCGATGAGGGCGATCCCGTCGCCCAGCGGAACCTGGGATTCCTCTATGAGCATGGTCACGGCGTGAACCCGGATTATTTGCAGGCCATGGCCTGGTATCAGAAAGCGGCCGATCAGGGGCATCGGGCGGCCTTTAACAATATCGGCTTCCTGTACGTGGCGGGGCTGGGTGTCGAGCAGGACTTCGTCCAAGCACACTATTGGTACACGAAGGCGGTTGTTGCGGGCAGCGCGGAAGGCAAGCGTCTGCGTGAGGTGATCCGGAAAAAGATGACGGAGGAACAGATCGCCACAGCCGAGAAATTGGCGAAGGACAACGGCCTCAAGGAAGAGGGCGTTTTCGGTTTCTGACCGGCCCCTTCCAGGCGGTGCCGAACGCGGGCCCGCCGACGCCCACGAGGCGCCTCACAATCGAACGGGCAGGCGGGTCGGGATGCGTCTGCGCAGCCTAACGCCCCAGACCGTCGGACGAATTCCGGAAAGCGTGTCATTGAAAGCGGCCTGCCGGGTTTCTGCCTGGGCTGTCTTGCGGCCTTTCTTGCCCGCTTTGCCGCCTTTGCCG from Pseudomonadota bacterium carries:
- a CDS encoding tetratricopeptide repeat protein; this translates as MRKLVTLAATLAVLVALLGTVWVVRELGKKEAEEAVLANRVATDSEAAVTADGKVDHLKAGYAAYHSGRLVEAAAEYQIAADEGDPVAQRNLGFLYEHGHGVNPDYLQAMAWYQKAADQGHRAAFNNIGFLYVAGLGVEQDFVQAHYWYTKAVVAGSAEGKRLREVIRKKMTEEQIATAEKLAKDNGLKEEGVFGF